The DNA window CGAGCACGACATGGAGTTCGTCCGGCGCATCTCCGAACAGGTCACCGTGTTGAACCAGGGGTCGATTCTCCGGCAAGGCCCCATCGAGGAGATCGAGTCCGACGAGGAGGTCCGCCGGATCTACCTGGGGGAGAACGCATGACGCTCGAAATCGAGAACCTCAACGCCGGCTACGACGGCACGCCGATACTCCGTGACGTGGATTTCAGCGTCGAAGACGGCGAAATCGTCGGTATCGTCGGCCGCAACGGCGTCGGGAAGACGACGCTGTTGAAGGCGATTATGGGGCTGCTCGAACCCGATTCGGGGACGGTCCGGTTCAATGGCGCGGAGCTGACTGACGAACCGGCCAACGTCCACGCCGACCACAGCATCGGCTACGTGCCACAGGGTCGGGACGTCTTCCCGGGGCTGACGGTCGAACAGAATCTCACCATCGGCGAGGGCATCGGTAACGACGACGAGACCCGCTACGAGCAGGTCTACGACTACTTCCCGATCCTGGAAGAGCGTGCCGACCAGGACGCCGGGACGATGAGCGGCGGCCAGCAGCAGATGCTCGCCATCGGCCGCGCGCTCGTAGGCGATCCCGACCTGCTGCTGGTCGATGAACCGTCGGAGGGTGTCCAGCCCTCTATCGTGCAATCGATTACCGAGGACCTCGAACGAATCAACGCGGAGTTCGGCACGACGATACTCTTCGTCGAGCAGAACCTCTCGGTGATTCAGGGGCTCGCCCAGCGGTGTTACGCCATCGACCACGGCGAGATAGTCGACGAGATCACCGGCGACGCGGTCAGCGACCGCGACCGACTCGAAGAGTATCTGGTCGTCTGAACGCGCGGCCGCTCTCACCGCGACCGGGGCGACGCCCCCTCCTTACGAGCGGGCGAGGTGGCCCCGACTGACGCGGCTCACTGGCCGTACAGCAGATACGAGAGAGCGACGAACGCGGCTGCAGTCCCGGCGACGAACGCCAGTAGCGTGACTGCCGGACCGAACTGTGAGACTATCGCCGCCAGAAATATGCCGCCGATCAGCGTGGCGAAGAGTAACAGCGCTCCGTTCTGCCACTCGTTGACGAACTCGCCGAAGGTCTGCCCGGACATACGCCGTACTTTCTACTGAGATTACAAATAACTGCTGACAGCCCCGACGCTCACGGAATAGCGCGAAAGAAAACTGAGGTTCGTCTGGCCACCCCTCGCGGCGCGCGGCTCGGAATCGCTCTGCTCGCGGGCTCTGCCCGCTCGCAATCCGA is part of the Haloarcula salinisoli genome and encodes:
- a CDS encoding ABC transporter ATP-binding protein → MTLEIENLNAGYDGTPILRDVDFSVEDGEIVGIVGRNGVGKTTLLKAIMGLLEPDSGTVRFNGAELTDEPANVHADHSIGYVPQGRDVFPGLTVEQNLTIGEGIGNDDETRYEQVYDYFPILEERADQDAGTMSGGQQQMLAIGRALVGDPDLLLVDEPSEGVQPSIVQSITEDLERINAEFGTTILFVEQNLSVIQGLAQRCYAIDHGEIVDEITGDAVSDRDRLEEYLVV